TACACCGTTGACCTTAATCGCGCTCACGGCGCTCGGAACCTGCGCGATATCTCCCGTGAGGTCGGCAATAGCGTTCTCGAGCGACGCGTACTCATCGAGGATTGCGCGCAGCTTGTTCTCCGGGGCTGCCTGCCCCACCTGTTCGCCCTCGGCATCGTCCGTCACTGTCGCGTGGCCGAGGCGGATCGTCGCTTCGTAGGTTTTGTCGAGCCCCACGGCGTAGGTCAGAAGCTTCGTGCCGTACCCCACGCCGAGGAGAAGCAGCCCCGTCGCGGCGGGGTCAAGCGTTCCCGCGTGACCCACCTTGCGCGTGTTGAGGTGATAGCGCACTCGGGCGACCAAGTCGTGGCTCGTAAGGCCCGCGGGCTTGTCGAGGAGAAGGAAGCCGTGAGGCCCCTCCCCCGCGTGTTTCTTACTCATCGGCCTCGTCGTCTTCGAGGTGCTCACCGGGGACACGGTAGGGATCAGCTTCGCCCGCGAACTGCTTACCGGCGCGTTCGCGTTCGAGCTCGGTGTCTCGGTGCCGCGCCTCCACGAGGAGGTCTTCGATCGTTTTCGACGTCTCGGGGATCGTGTCTTCAAAAAACTCAAGCGACGGGGTGAGACGTGCGGTGATGCCGCGGCCCACGGCGCTGCGCAGCATGCCCTTCGCCGCCTTGAGCGCGGCAGCGGTCCCGGCGCGCTCTTCATTGCTTCCGTACACGGTATAGAAGATCGAGGCGTGCTGGC
The window above is part of the Dermabacter vaginalis genome. Proteins encoded here:
- the rbfA gene encoding 30S ribosome-binding factor RbfA translates to MNDNPRVRRLADQIKKIVARTLDEKVKDPRLGFVTVTDVRLTGDGQHASIFYTVYGSNEERAGTAAALKAAKGMLRSAVGRGITARLTPSLEFFEDTIPETSKTIEDLLVEARHRDTELERERAGKQFAGEADPYRVPGEHLEDDEADE